Proteins encoded by one window of Roseibium sp. Sym1:
- the gph gene encoding phosphoglycolate phosphatase (PGP is an essential enzyme in the glycolate salvage pathway in higher organisms (photorespiration in plants). Phosphoglycolate results from the oxidase activity of RubisCO in the Calvin cycle when concentrations of carbon dioxide are low relative to oxygen. This enzyme is a member of the Haloacid Dehalogenase (HAD) superfamily of aspartate-nucleophile hydrolase enzymes (PF00702).) yields MTPILIFDLDGTLIDSAPDLHAAASRMLAAEGLPELPPETIRSFIGNGIPVLVDRIIAATALNPDDRDRLVAGFLADYQAHATDLTVPYPNVRDSLSTLKQSGHRLAVCTNKPEAPAQAILQDLGLAHFFDDLVGGDSLSSRKPDPEGLNVLRDRLGDGPVVYVGDSEVDAETARKAGVPFALFTEGYRKRQVSELPHTVSFQDFRDLPDLLESLLAAPV; encoded by the coding sequence ATGACACCGATCCTGATTTTTGACCTGGACGGCACGCTGATCGACAGCGCGCCGGATCTCCATGCTGCTGCGTCCCGGATGCTCGCCGCCGAAGGCCTGCCCGAACTGCCGCCTGAAACGATCCGCTCCTTCATCGGCAACGGCATTCCGGTGCTGGTCGACCGCATCATCGCGGCAACGGCCCTGAACCCGGACGACCGCGACCGTCTCGTTGCCGGCTTCCTCGCCGATTACCAGGCGCATGCCACCGACCTGACCGTGCCGTATCCGAATGTCCGGGACAGCCTCAGCACGTTGAAACAGTCAGGCCACAGGCTTGCAGTCTGCACAAACAAGCCGGAAGCACCGGCGCAAGCGATCCTGCAGGATCTCGGCCTGGCACATTTCTTCGACGATCTTGTCGGCGGCGACAGCCTGTCCTCCCGCAAACCCGACCCGGAAGGCCTGAACGTCCTTCGGGATCGCCTGGGTGACGGCCCGGTGGTCTATGTCGGCGACAGCGAGGTCGATGCAGAAACCGCACGGAAAGCAGGCGTGCCCTTCGCCCTGTTCACCGAGGGGTACCGGAAACGCCAGGTCTCCGAGCTGCCGCACACTGTCAGCTTTCAGGATTTCAGGGATTTGCCGGATCTCTTGGAGAGCCTTCTCGCCGCACCGGTCTGA
- a CDS encoding response regulator, whose amino-acid sequence MTSPSVNRTSRQILVCDDEPHLREMVAEYLSERGYAVTEAPNAAEMSKLFETFQPNLIILDVNMPGTDGLTALRELRATSTVPVIMLTAASEVVDRIVGLEMGADDYVGKPVDLRELEARIKAALRRQAFSDNEQQHKDRQAGTVQFGPCRLDLDGAKLFGADGDEIAITAMEFSLLRVFAENRGRVLNRDQLLEQAHDKGWEPFDRSIDLRISRLRRKIEINPTKPETIRTVRGIGYVFD is encoded by the coding sequence ATGACAAGCCCTTCCGTGAACCGGACTTCCAGGCAGATCCTGGTGTGTGACGACGAGCCCCACCTGCGCGAAATGGTCGCCGAATACCTGAGCGAGCGCGGCTACGCGGTCACCGAGGCACCGAACGCCGCCGAAATGTCGAAGCTCTTCGAGACGTTTCAGCCAAACCTGATCATCCTCGACGTCAACATGCCGGGAACCGATGGTCTGACCGCCCTGCGCGAGTTGCGCGCCACCTCGACCGTGCCCGTGATCATGCTGACGGCGGCAAGCGAAGTGGTCGACCGCATCGTCGGCCTGGAAATGGGCGCCGACGACTATGTCGGCAAACCGGTCGACCTGCGCGAACTGGAGGCGCGTATCAAGGCCGCCCTGCGCCGGCAGGCCTTCAGCGACAACGAGCAGCAGCACAAGGACCGGCAAGCGGGAACGGTCCAGTTCGGCCCCTGCCGGCTGGATCTCGACGGAGCCAAGCTGTTTGGCGCGGACGGCGACGAAATCGCCATTACCGCCATGGAATTCAGCCTGCTCAGGGTCTTTGCGGAAAACCGCGGCCGTGTCCTCAACCGGGACCAGCTGCTGGAGCAGGCGCATGACAAGGGCTGGGAACCCTTCGACCGCTCCATCGACCTGCGCATCTCCCGGCTTCGCCGCAAGATCGAGATCAATCCGACCAAGCCGGAAACGATCCGCACGGTTCGGGGGATCGGATACGTGTTCGATTGA
- a CDS encoding N-carbamoyl-D-amino-acid hydrolase: MDRKFVVAAAQLGPIARGETRASAVRRLCALMREAHGRGARIVVFPELALTTFFPRWYMEDPAEIHAWFETAMPNEAVRPLFDLSAELGMGFHLGYAELTPEGRQFNTAIYVERGRIAGKYRKIHLPGHRENETWRPFQHLEKRYFEKGDLGFQVFDAEAGKFGMCICNDRRWPETWRMLGLGGAELVMLGYNTPLHYPPAPEHDHLQYFHNELSLQAGAYQNGMWVVAAAKAGREEGCDLIGGSAIVVPTGEIAARAVTLEDEVITATVDLDRCAELRKNVFNFKLHREPQDYHLITAPKT; this comes from the coding sequence ATGGACCGGAAATTCGTCGTGGCTGCCGCCCAGCTTGGCCCGATCGCCCGCGGCGAGACCCGCGCCAGTGCCGTCAGGAGACTGTGTGCGCTGATGCGCGAGGCCCACGGTCGCGGCGCCAGGATCGTCGTCTTCCCCGAGCTCGCCCTGACAACGTTCTTTCCGCGCTGGTACATGGAAGACCCCGCCGAAATTCACGCCTGGTTCGAAACGGCCATGCCGAATGAAGCGGTGCGGCCGCTATTCGACCTTTCGGCGGAACTCGGCATGGGATTCCACCTTGGCTACGCCGAACTCACCCCGGAAGGGCGCCAGTTCAACACCGCCATCTATGTCGAACGCGGCCGGATCGCCGGAAAATACCGGAAGATCCACTTGCCGGGACACAGGGAGAACGAGACCTGGCGCCCCTTCCAGCACCTTGAGAAGCGCTACTTCGAGAAAGGCGACCTGGGCTTCCAGGTCTTTGACGCGGAGGCGGGCAAATTCGGCATGTGCATCTGCAACGACAGACGCTGGCCGGAAACCTGGCGCATGCTCGGCCTGGGCGGGGCGGAACTGGTGATGCTCGGCTACAACACCCCCCTGCACTATCCGCCCGCCCCCGAGCACGATCACCTTCAGTACTTTCACAACGAACTCTCGCTGCAGGCCGGCGCCTATCAGAACGGAATGTGGGTGGTGGCGGCCGCAAAGGCGGGCCGCGAGGAAGGCTGTGACCTGATCGGAGGCAGCGCAATCGTCGTGCCCACCGGGGAAATCGCGGCCCGCGCGGTCACCCTCGAAGACGAAGTCATCACGGCGACCGTCGACCTGGATCGCTGCGCCGAGCTTCGCAAAAACGTTTTCAATTTCAAGCTGCACCGCGAGCCTCAGGACTACCATCTGATCACCGCACCCAAGACCTGA
- the rpe gene encoding ribulose-phosphate 3-epimerase, with the protein MTFSRSIKIAPSILSADFADFGREIAAIEDQGCDWVHVDVMDGHFVPNLTFGPQLCKAIRPHISTVMDVHLMIAPVDPYIEAFAEVGADVITAHLEAGSHPHRTLQAIRATGRKAGLALNPGTPVEAAAPLLDLTDLICVMTVNPGFGGQSFISSQLDQIRRLRALIGDRPVHIEVDGGVDPATAPLVAEAGADVLVAGSAVFRGGSVETPDRYGANMRAIRESANAALYQAA; encoded by the coding sequence CCGCGGACTTTGCCGATTTCGGCCGGGAAATCGCGGCAATCGAGGACCAGGGGTGCGACTGGGTGCATGTCGACGTGATGGACGGGCATTTCGTGCCCAACCTCACCTTTGGACCACAGCTGTGCAAGGCGATCCGGCCGCATATTTCCACGGTCATGGACGTGCATTTGATGATTGCCCCCGTCGATCCTTATATCGAGGCCTTTGCCGAGGTGGGCGCCGACGTCATCACGGCGCATCTCGAAGCCGGCAGCCATCCCCACCGGACGTTGCAGGCGATCCGTGCAACAGGCAGGAAGGCGGGCCTGGCACTGAACCCCGGAACGCCGGTGGAGGCCGCCGCCCCGCTTCTGGACCTGACCGATCTGATCTGCGTCATGACGGTCAATCCCGGCTTTGGCGGTCAGTCCTTCATCTCCAGCCAGCTCGACCAGATCCGGCGGCTGCGCGCGCTGATCGGCGACCGGCCGGTCCATATCGAGGTCGACGGCGGCGTCGATCCGGCCACCGCGCCGCTTGTGGCCGAAGCCGGTGCGGATGTGCTGGTCGCCGGTTCCGCCGTCTTCCGCGGCGGGTCCGTGGAAACCCCGGACAGATATGGCGCAAACATGCGCGCCATTCGCGAGTCCGCAAACGCGGCCCTCTACCAGGCTGCCTGA
- a CDS encoding ABC transporter ATP-binding protein has translation MTALIEIKGVRHAYATAAGPLPVLDGLEVSVDEGGFCAVVGPSGCGKSTLTRLIAGLMRPDEGEVWLHGERVRGPRSTVGMAFQNPVLLEWRSILKNVMLPLEIVPNGLKGQAAVDRARHLLSLVGLEGFEDKRPSELSGGMRQRASLCRALVHQPEVLILDEPFGALDAFTREDLWQTMHDLKAKEPFTGVLITHDLREAIFLGDQVVVLSGRPARTQYVMDISRSAPADLEDLYTAESAERLTILRHQIEIAQGRVPDEAMS, from the coding sequence ATGACAGCTTTGATAGAAATAAAGGGCGTGCGCCATGCCTACGCGACCGCGGCCGGCCCTTTACCCGTCCTCGACGGACTCGAGGTCTCCGTTGATGAAGGCGGCTTTTGCGCGGTCGTCGGTCCGTCCGGTTGCGGCAAGTCGACACTGACCCGCCTCATCGCCGGACTGATGCGCCCGGATGAAGGCGAGGTCTGGCTGCATGGAGAACGGGTGCGCGGGCCGCGCTCGACCGTCGGCATGGCGTTCCAGAACCCGGTACTGCTGGAATGGCGGTCCATTTTGAAAAACGTGATGCTGCCGCTGGAGATCGTTCCCAACGGCCTGAAAGGTCAGGCCGCGGTTGATCGCGCGCGGCACCTCCTGTCCCTCGTGGGCCTGGAAGGGTTCGAGGACAAGCGCCCGTCCGAACTCTCGGGAGGCATGCGCCAGCGCGCCTCCCTGTGCCGGGCCCTGGTGCACCAGCCCGAGGTCCTGATCCTGGACGAACCGTTCGGCGCGCTGGATGCCTTCACGCGGGAGGACCTTTGGCAAACCATGCATGACCTGAAGGCGAAGGAACCCTTCACCGGCGTCTTGATCACCCACGACCTGCGCGAAGCCATTTTCCTGGGCGACCAGGTTGTCGTCCTGTCCGGACGCCCCGCGCGCACGCAATACGTCATGGACATCTCCCGCTCGGCACCCGCCGACCTGGAAGATCTCTACACTGCAGAATCCGCCGAACGCCTGACAATCTTGCGGCACCAGATCGAAATCGCTCAGGGCCGCGTCCCGGATGAGGCCATGTCATGA
- a CDS encoding PAS-domain containing protein gives MLQQGDSGAVGADDDRTRRKLLEEAVDGLREGFVLYDQDRKLIFANSRYADMLGPHRHLLVPGTPMLDIIGAAVGSGHITIVRGPEGGLSDLLDALEAAGTLKVEIRVADGTQREITLARLAEGGIVATVLDITEQRTAQARARDLLHGAIEAVDFGIALVDDDERLVFANAKFREIGDPNGNLLEAGRTMREIHAGAISTGQFPLPAWTPSREVLDELDRMIRQAAKGFSVPNNQGREIVGNVYETALQGRILTIEDVTDQLRAERLFTDAVARLPVGVAIEGADGRFTHCNDAFAAPFHMTAETILNLSDAERIEVLSPQVATIAGRDVGDLAAELFADAVRRQRETLTPMEVSFRNGRHYLVERAITQDNGRVVVVTDITALKESENRSLRTLNDAIQSLDEGLVLFDRDLNFVLGNRLYDEMFFSEIKPPEQGENLVGMMDRLIDGGVMLVPEGFEKNAYMSELDRLVRNYAKKETITLGGGRILLASAHHTELDGYLVSFIDITEQRRAEEEQREADLLLRKIVEACPANFLVSRIEDGKIIYCPPASRDRFGEIDSTLSFFLSPDDRKRYLNALLPTGSLDDYRVQFRRADGSIMEGLTAARVTDYKGENVIVSSTRDISDLLAMQEELQKQRDIAHQSEKLSALGELLAGVAHELNNPLSIIVGYAQMLEGRLEDPVLSKRVDRIAEAADRSARIVKTFLAMARQRPARIEPCSLNEIAAVALEVAGYGLRANGTRIVTEFDDTQPAVSGDADQLIQVVTNLIVNAEHALAGLGEKGMLTIASRHLADDDQCVLEVRDNGPGIPEDIRARIFEPFFTTKDVGEGTGVGLAFSHRIVDTHGGTLEVTSAPGTGTSFFVRLQATRPEADETSAALQSGGTVGRKRVLVVDDEADVGELIADLLEDLGCQATLAGDAREALNLLSRSAFDLILSDFKMPGIDGEAFYRTLQEHQPAYTGRIGFVTGDSMGKAVTRFLTESECPFIEKPILKEELANLLKTLSGGDQDA, from the coding sequence ATGTTGCAGCAGGGGGACAGCGGTGCGGTTGGCGCGGACGACGACCGGACCAGACGGAAGCTCCTGGAGGAGGCCGTCGATGGGCTGCGCGAGGGCTTCGTGCTCTACGATCAGGACAGGAAACTGATCTTCGCGAACAGCCGCTACGCGGACATGCTGGGCCCGCATCGGCACCTTCTGGTGCCCGGGACACCGATGCTGGACATCATCGGCGCCGCCGTCGGCAGCGGACACATAACGATTGTCCGGGGACCGGAGGGCGGGCTCTCCGATCTTCTCGATGCTCTGGAGGCTGCCGGCACGCTCAAGGTCGAGATCAGGGTCGCCGACGGCACCCAGCGGGAAATCACTCTGGCGCGCCTCGCGGAGGGCGGCATCGTCGCAACCGTCCTCGACATCACGGAGCAGCGTACCGCCCAGGCTCGCGCCCGGGACCTGCTCCACGGCGCCATAGAAGCGGTCGATTTCGGCATCGCGCTCGTCGACGACGATGAACGGCTGGTCTTTGCCAACGCCAAGTTCCGGGAGATCGGCGACCCGAACGGCAACCTGCTGGAGGCCGGGCGGACGATGCGTGAAATCCATGCCGGCGCCATTTCAACCGGGCAGTTTCCCCTGCCCGCCTGGACGCCCAGCCGGGAAGTACTGGACGAACTGGACAGGATGATCCGTCAGGCCGCCAAGGGTTTCTCGGTGCCGAACAACCAGGGCCGGGAAATCGTCGGCAATGTCTATGAGACCGCGCTGCAAGGCCGGATCCTGACCATCGAGGACGTCACCGACCAGTTGCGCGCGGAGCGGCTCTTCACGGACGCGGTTGCGCGACTGCCGGTCGGGGTCGCGATCGAAGGCGCGGACGGCCGTTTCACCCATTGCAACGATGCCTTTGCCGCCCCGTTCCACATGACCGCCGAGACGATCCTGAACCTCTCCGATGCCGAGCGGATCGAGGTCCTGTCCCCCCAGGTCGCGACGATTGCCGGCCGCGACGTCGGCGACCTGGCAGCTGAGCTGTTCGCGGATGCTGTCCGGCGCCAGCGCGAAACACTCACGCCGATGGAAGTCAGTTTCCGGAACGGCCGGCACTATCTGGTGGAACGCGCGATCACCCAGGACAATGGCCGCGTGGTCGTGGTCACCGACATCACCGCGCTGAAGGAATCGGAAAACCGCAGCCTGCGGACCCTCAACGATGCCATCCAGTCGCTCGATGAAGGCCTGGTCCTGTTCGACAGGGACCTGAATTTCGTGCTTGGCAACCGGCTCTACGACGAGATGTTCTTCAGCGAGATCAAGCCGCCGGAGCAAGGGGAAAACCTTGTCGGCATGATGGACCGGCTGATCGACGGCGGCGTCATGCTGGTCCCCGAAGGCTTCGAGAAAAACGCCTATATGAGCGAACTCGACCGGCTGGTGCGGAACTATGCCAAGAAGGAAACCATCACGCTTGGCGGCGGTCGCATCCTGCTGGCGTCCGCCCATCATACCGAACTCGACGGCTATCTCGTCTCCTTCATCGACATCACCGAGCAGCGCCGCGCCGAGGAGGAGCAGCGCGAGGCCGACCTGTTGCTGCGCAAGATCGTCGAGGCCTGCCCGGCCAATTTCCTGGTCTCGCGGATCGAGGACGGCAAGATCATCTATTGTCCGCCCGCCTCGCGCGACCGCTTCGGCGAAATCGACTCGACCCTCAGCTTCTTCCTCTCGCCCGACGACCGCAAACGCTATCTCAACGCCCTGCTGCCGACCGGCTCACTCGACGATTACCGGGTTCAGTTCCGCCGTGCCGACGGTTCGATCATGGAAGGGCTGACGGCCGCGCGCGTCACCGACTACAAGGGCGAGAACGTGATCGTCTCGTCCACCCGCGACATTTCCGACCTGCTCGCCATGCAGGAAGAGCTGCAGAAGCAGCGTGACATTGCCCACCAGAGCGAGAAACTCTCCGCCCTCGGAGAACTCCTGGCCGGTGTCGCCCACGAACTCAACAATCCGCTCTCGATCATCGTCGGTTATGCCCAGATGCTGGAGGGGCGGCTCGAAGATCCGGTCCTTTCGAAACGGGTCGACCGGATTGCAGAGGCCGCAGACCGCAGTGCCCGGATCGTCAAGACGTTCCTGGCGATGGCGCGGCAGCGGCCTGCCAGGATCGAGCCCTGTTCCCTGAACGAAATTGCCGCCGTCGCGCTCGAGGTTGCCGGCTACGGTCTCAGGGCAAACGGAACGCGCATCGTGACGGAGTTCGACGACACGCAGCCGGCGGTGTCCGGCGACGCCGACCAGCTCATCCAGGTTGTCACGAACCTGATCGTCAATGCCGAACATGCCCTCGCCGGGCTTGGTGAAAAGGGCATGCTGACGATCGCGTCCAGGCACCTGGCCGATGACGACCAGTGTGTTCTGGAGGTCCGCGACAACGGACCGGGGATCCCGGAGGACATCAGGGCGCGCATTTTCGAGCCGTTCTTCACCACCAAGGATGTCGGCGAAGGCACCGGCGTCGGCCTCGCCTTCAGTCACAGGATCGTCGATACCCATGGCGGCACACTCGAAGTCACCTCCGCGCCCGGTACGGGCACGAGTTTTTTCGTCAGGTTGCAGGCCACGAGACCGGAAGCCGATGAAACGTCCGCGGCGCTGCAATCCGGCGGGACGGTTGGCCGCAAGCGGGTGCTCGTGGTCGATGACGAGGCCGACGTCGGCGAACTGATCGCCGATCTCCTGGAAGATCTCGGCTGTCAGGCCACCCTGGCGGGCGACGCGCGCGAGGCCCTGAACCTGCTGTCCCGTTCGGCTTTCGACCTGATCCTCAGCGATTTCAAGATGCCCGGCATTGACGGAGAGGCCTTCTACAGGACCCTTCAGGAACACCAGCCCGCCTATACCGGCCGGATCGGTTTCGTCACCGGCGATTCCATGGGCAAGGCAGTCACACGGTTCCTGACCGAAAGCGAATGCCCCTTCATCGAAAAACCGATCCTGAAAGAGGAACTGGCGAACCTCCTGAAAACGCTCAGCGGCGGAGACCAAGACGCATGA
- a CDS encoding ABC transporter substrate-binding protein produces MFYSKIVAAAFVALGTTTAAASAQTAVPFALDWKFEGPAAPYFAAIDNGHFEDKGLSVEITAGSGSLDAIPKVATGAFPIGFADINSLIKFVDQNPGAPVIAAMMIYDKPPFAVIGRKSLGVEGPGDLAGKVLGAPPPDGAWAQFPIFAAENGINMDDIKVEPVGFPTREPMLAEGNVSSITGFSFSSYLNLVRLGVPEEDISTILMADHGLDLYGNAVIVNTEFAAANPEIVKGFLEAVAMGWKDAIADPAAVIPSLVERNPAADAALEQRRLQLAIDANVVTDYTTANGMGGIDDDRMASAIKQIGMVYDFQNEPDASLYFTDAYLPEGGFPLK; encoded by the coding sequence ATGTTTTACAGCAAGATTGTCGCGGCTGCGTTTGTGGCCCTCGGGACAACGACAGCGGCCGCCAGCGCCCAGACCGCCGTCCCTTTTGCCCTCGACTGGAAATTTGAAGGCCCTGCCGCACCCTATTTTGCTGCAATCGACAACGGCCATTTCGAGGACAAGGGCCTGAGCGTCGAGATCACCGCCGGCTCCGGGTCCCTGGATGCCATTCCGAAAGTGGCAACCGGCGCCTTTCCCATCGGCTTTGCCGACATCAACAGCCTGATCAAGTTCGTTGACCAGAACCCGGGCGCGCCCGTGATCGCGGCCATGATGATCTACGACAAGCCGCCCTTTGCGGTCATCGGCCGGAAATCGCTGGGCGTCGAAGGCCCGGGCGACCTCGCCGGCAAGGTCCTCGGCGCGCCGCCGCCGGACGGAGCCTGGGCGCAGTTCCCGATCTTTGCCGCCGAAAACGGCATCAACATGGACGACATCAAGGTCGAGCCCGTCGGCTTCCCAACCCGCGAGCCGATGCTGGCCGAAGGCAATGTCTCGTCGATCACCGGCTTCTCGTTCAGCTCCTACCTGAACCTCGTCCGCCTCGGCGTTCCGGAAGAGGACATCTCGACCATCCTGATGGCCGATCACGGTCTCGACCTCTATGGCAACGCCGTGATCGTGAACACGGAATTCGCCGCCGCCAACCCGGAGATCGTCAAGGGCTTCCTTGAAGCGGTCGCCATGGGCTGGAAGGACGCCATCGCCGACCCGGCAGCCGTCATCCCCTCCCTGGTGGAGCGCAACCCGGCCGCCGACGCCGCCCTCGAGCAGCGCCGCCTGCAGCTGGCGATCGACGCCAATGTCGTCACGGATTACACGACCGCCAACGGCATGGGCGGCATCGACGACGATCGCATGGCCAGCGCCATCAAGCAGATCGGCATGGTCTACGACTTCCAGAACGAGCCGGATGCCAGCCTCTATTTCACGGACGCCTACCTTCCCGAAGGCGGTTTCCCCCTGAAATAA
- a CDS encoding thioredoxin family protein — protein MAATPPVCDFGWKAPSFELPATDGRTYSLTDIAGPKGTLIMFICNHCPYVVAVRDRILRDARDLAALGIGVAAISANDTEAYPQDSFEKMTELAEKENFPFPYLFDEDQSVARAYDAVCTPDFFGFNAALELQYRGRLDASRKQSGPPDLRRDLYEAMRQVAETGKGPEDQIPSMGCSIKWKAA, from the coding sequence ATGGCCGCCACCCCACCCGTTTGCGATTTCGGCTGGAAAGCCCCGTCCTTCGAACTGCCCGCCACCGACGGCAGGACCTACAGCCTGACCGACATTGCCGGTCCGAAGGGCACCCTGATCATGTTCATCTGCAACCACTGCCCCTATGTGGTCGCGGTCAGGGACCGGATCCTGCGCGATGCCCGTGACCTTGCTGCGCTCGGCATCGGCGTTGCCGCCATCAGCGCCAATGACACCGAAGCCTATCCGCAGGACAGTTTCGAGAAGATGACCGAGCTTGCGGAGAAGGAGAATTTTCCCTTCCCCTATCTCTTTGACGAGGACCAGTCGGTCGCCCGGGCCTATGACGCCGTCTGCACACCTGACTTCTTCGGTTTCAATGCCGCTCTGGAGCTTCAGTATCGCGGCCGCCTGGACGCCTCGCGCAAGCAAAGCGGTCCTCCGGACCTCCGACGCGATCTTTATGAAGCCATGCGTCAGGTGGCCGAAACCGGCAAGGGTCCGGAAGACCAGATCCCGTCCATGGGCTGTTCCATCAAGTGGAAGGCCGCATGA
- a CDS encoding ABC transporter permease, producing MTGRLRSLTVPLVAILVFLLLWEALVWLNGWPNYKMASPSDLWPAYTRYWELFLVMGWQTLWRTVVGLLLAVIVGIAFGMVMGFSRTMREALYPLLVGFNAIPKATVVPIVALMFVGAHDFNTILIAFMISFFPIAVSVSIGLSTLEPEYRDILRSLGASQTTIFWKIALPKTLPEFFGALKVSVTLAFIGTNLMEIVSPHGRGLGALFDSGKTNSDYPLMFAVLIALAVLGIVLYYIVVGLEKIFAGWAERAPG from the coding sequence ATGACCGGACGCCTGCGCTCCCTGACCGTTCCGCTGGTCGCAATCCTTGTCTTCCTGCTTCTGTGGGAGGCCCTGGTCTGGCTCAACGGCTGGCCTAACTACAAGATGGCGTCGCCCAGCGACCTGTGGCCGGCCTATACCCGCTACTGGGAGCTGTTCCTGGTGATGGGCTGGCAGACACTCTGGCGCACGGTCGTCGGCCTGCTGCTCGCCGTGATCGTCGGCATCGCGTTCGGCATGGTCATGGGCTTCTCGCGCACCATGCGCGAGGCACTCTATCCGCTGCTGGTCGGGTTCAACGCCATTCCCAAGGCAACGGTGGTTCCGATCGTGGCGCTGATGTTCGTCGGCGCGCATGATTTCAACACCATCCTGATCGCCTTCATGATTTCCTTCTTTCCGATCGCCGTCTCGGTGTCGATCGGCCTGTCGACGCTGGAACCGGAATACCGCGACATCCTGAGATCCCTGGGCGCCTCGCAAACCACGATCTTCTGGAAAATCGCCCTGCCGAAGACGCTGCCCGAATTTTTCGGCGCCCTGAAGGTGTCCGTGACCTTGGCCTTCATCGGAACCAACCTGATGGAGATCGTCAGCCCGCACGGCAGGGGACTGGGCGCCCTGTTCGACAGCGGCAAGACCAACTCGGACTACCCGCTCATGTTCGCCGTCCTGATTGCGCTGGCCGTGCTCGGCATCGTCCTCTATTACATTGTCGTCGGCCTCGAGAAGATCTTCGCGGGCTGGGCGGAACGCGCCCCGGGGTAG
- a CDS encoding TRAP transporter small permease, translating to MTEIHEKTKALSLRINWFVERFCVFLLVALVLDVWLGVLVRYVIPLPLTFTEELARYLMIWMALLAVSSGIIYREHIGVEFLFSRFPPAARRFVSVAFDLIAFLFFFALLYYGIAFAERGFSRMTMIYAIPKGYPFIGVPLAAGLACIQLVLVALHDWTAPRAPESLGAANPDVGEE from the coding sequence ATGACCGAAATTCACGAAAAGACGAAAGCGCTCAGCCTCAGGATCAACTGGTTCGTGGAGCGGTTCTGCGTCTTCCTGCTCGTGGCGCTGGTGCTGGATGTCTGGCTCGGCGTGCTGGTGCGCTACGTCATCCCCCTGCCCCTCACCTTCACCGAAGAACTGGCGCGATACCTGATGATCTGGATGGCACTGCTGGCAGTGTCCTCCGGTATCATCTACCGCGAACATATCGGCGTGGAGTTCCTGTTTTCGCGCTTTCCTCCGGCGGCACGCCGGTTCGTTTCGGTCGCGTTTGACCTGATCGCCTTTCTCTTCTTCTTCGCGCTCCTCTACTACGGCATCGCCTTTGCCGAGCGCGGCTTTTCCCGGATGACCATGATCTACGCCATACCGAAAGGCTATCCGTTCATCGGCGTGCCGCTGGCAGCCGGCCTGGCCTGCATCCAGCTGGTCCTGGTGGCCCTGCATGACTGGACAGCGCCAAGGGCACCGGAAAGCCTGGGGGCAGCCAATCCGGACGTGGGCGAGGAATAA